The proteins below come from a single Zea mays cultivar B73 chromosome 8, Zm-B73-REFERENCE-NAM-5.0, whole genome shotgun sequence genomic window:
- the LOC118473167 gene encoding uncharacterized protein, translated as MSSSRGLGGLRKKLAGRFKSKRPRGNDDDYVPTTDSEAQSSAGGTESMDAEDFPHVHPDYPIDIQGWTFPKRRFSMTEYCSRRTVNQYALPSDTNIQFFHTQLQFDVFWGTLVDTNFHKHQVIDWSFLLSQSVMEGLIPKFEACGLYQFMGQRTDFNEMAVKQFLATSEIDIAEESITWMTGFKRYSASFADFAAANSLNYGTISAGVDLYTEDNFEDFVQFYEPARLGIPRRFGETAGLRHHPAVINKIARVTILPKSGDKSKIREKFWNIIHHIMNGEVMNIVLFMMRQLNDLKMDKNQNLAYAPYIMALIKSKTRFEGPCEIVHTPFRPFKNEIGFLTRPLTPFPDDEEDPGYEGGAAPNVEEQQMPPPPPPPQPQHYWEPAPGYFDPYFHNMQQGLEAHIDTRFEGLMSHVDHRLDDMRSRFDDNWDVLNSEFSDLRDHIHTNVTDPIMSRLNNMQQSFQDNMGALSSQFDNLSTTDNMHDISQRQQQLQQDFDQFSSLFDTFRTHYYHMHPPPSDQ; from the exons atgtcttcatcacg TGGTCTTGGTGGTCtacgcaagaaacttgcaggtcgctttaaatccaagcgccctcgaggaaatgatgatgattatgtaccaaccactgattcagaagcccaatcctcagctgggggcactgaatccatggatgcggaagattttcctcatgttcatcctgattatcccattgatatccaaggatggactttcccaaagcggagattttctatgaCTGAGTACTGCTCTCGACGGACTGTGAATCAGTATGCTCTGCCATCAGATACCAACATCCAGTTTTTCCACAcgcagctgcagtttgatgttttctggggcaccctggtggatactaatttccataagcatcaggtgattgattggtcattcctgctcagtcaatcagtcatggagggtttGATCCCTAAGTTTGAGGCATGCGGactatatcagtttatggggcagcgcACAGATTTTAATGAAATGGCTgttaagcaattcttggctacctcagagattgatattgcagaagaatccatcacctggatgactggcttcaagcgctactctgcttcttttgctgactttgcagctgccaacagtctgaactatggcaccatttctgctggagtggatctttatactgaagacaattttgaggattttgtgcagttttatgagccagccagacTTGGTATACCCAGGAGATTTGGtgagacagcaggactcagacatcatcctgctgtcatcaacaagattgccagagtcaccatccttcccaagagtggtgataagagtaaaatcaGGGAGAAGTTCTGGAACATAATTCATCACATTATGAATGGAgaagtcatgaacattgttcttttcatgatgaggcagcttaatgatttaaagatggacaagaatcaaaacttggcatatgctccatacattatggctcttatcaaatccaagacaagatttgagggcccatgtgagattgtccacactccattcaggccttttaagaatgagatagggtttctcaccaggccactcactccattcccagatgatgaggaagaccctggctatgagggtggagcagcgcctaatgttgaggaacagcagatgcctcctcctccacctcctcctcagcctcagcactattgggagcctgctccaggatattttgatccttattttcacaacatgcagcaagggctggaggctcatattgatactcgatttgaggggttgatgtcacatgtggatcaccgcctcgatgacatgcgGTCTCGCTTTGACGACAACTGGGATGtgctcaactctgaattttctgaccttcgtgatcacattcacactaatgtcactgatcccatcatgtcaaggctgaataatatgcaacaaagctttcaagataacatgggtgctctctccagtcagtttgataatctttctacaactgacaacatgcatgatatcagtcagaggcagcagcagctccagcaggactttgaccagttctcctccctgtttgacaccttccGCACTCATTATTAccacatgcatcctccgccgagtgatcagtaa